In the genome of Gemmatimonadales bacterium, the window AGCGACGGGGTACGCGAGGTGACGCCCGACGGGCCGTGGCCCGCGGTCGGGCTCGCGGTGGACGCGCTCCTCGGCACGGGCGCCTCCGGGGCTCCGCGGCCCGGCATTGCGGCGTTGCTCGAGCGCTTGCATGACCTCTCCGCACCGATCGTGGCCATCGACGGCCCGACCGGCGTCGATCTTTCCACCGGCACCGTCCACGGCGCCGCCCGCGCCGACGTCACCATCACCTTCGGCGGCCTTCGCCGCGGCCATTTGCTCGCGCGGGATGAGTGCGGCGACCTCGTGGTCATCGACATCGGCCACCCGGCCGCGCCCCCGCTCCCGTCGCTCGTGACGGACGCAGACGCGGCTGCATGGCTGCCGCGGCTCCATGCGTCCGATCACAAGGGCGTCCGCGGCCGCGTCGTCGTGGTGGGCGGCCAGCCGGGGATGAACGGCGCCGTCCGCATCGCCGCCCGCGCCGCGTTTGCGGCCGGCGCGGGGCTGGTCCATGCCGTGGCGCCGGCGGAGACCGTCGCCGCACTGGTGCAGGGCGAACCGGATCTCCAGACCCTGGCGCACGAGCTCGAGACGCCGCTCTCGAAAGAGCTCCGGCAGTTGCTCGAGCGCGCCGACGGCGTGGTGATCGGTCCCGGGCTCGGCCGCGCTGCCGGCAGGCGCGCGTTCGTCGCGGCGGTGCTCGAGTGTGCGGCCGCCGCGGTGCTCGACGCCGATGGGCTCGTCGCCTATCAGGGCGCCGTGGACGAGTTGAGCCGTGCGCGCGGCGACCCGAGCCGCCCGCTCGTGCTGACGCCGCATCCGGGCGAGTTTCGCGCCCTCTTTCCCGGGCTCGCCGCGGAGCGCGAGATCGATCCCTGGGGCGCGGCGCGCGCCGCGGCGGCCCAGCTCGGCTGCACCATCCTGCTCAAGGGCGTGCCCACGGTGGTCGCGCGGCCCGACGCGCCGCTCCTCACCGTCGCCGCAGGCAATCCGGGGCTCGCCACCGGCGGCAGCGGCGACCTGTTGTCGGGCCTCGTGGCCGCCGCGCTTGCGCGCGGCGTGTCAGCCGAGATCGCCGCGGCGCTCGGCGCCCAGATTCTGGGCCGCGCGGCCGATCTCGCGGCGCGGCGCGTGACCGCGCGCGGCATGCGCCCGACCGACGTCATCGCGGCGCTCCCCGACCTCTGGCGGGAGTGGGAGGTGCTGCGCGTAGCGCCGCCCGCGGCGCGGCCGCCGGTGCTGCTGTCGCTCGCGGCGCCCGAAACCGTGTGAATAGCCGGAGCGCGCGGTGAGCGGGCGCCATGATGCCGGGACACAGATGACGCTGAGCGGCCTCGGCGCGGGTGCGGAGTTCGATCGCATTCGGGCAATCGCCGCGGCGCTCGCGAGCGGCGCCGGCGCGCTGGACGACGACTGCGCGCTCGTTCCCGTGTGCGAGGGGCAGCCCGAACGTGACGCCGTCACCCTCGCCCTCAGCACCGACGCAAGCATCGAGGGCGTGCATTTCCGGCGCGAATGGCTCGCGTTCGAGGAAATCGGCTGGCGCGCCGCCGCGGCGGCCCTTTCCGACCTGGCGGCGGAAGGCGCCGAGCCGATCGGCCTTCTGGCGGCGGTGGCCGCGCCGCTCGTGAGCGGCGCGGCCGCCGCCGATGGTAGCGGCGCGGACCTCGTGGCGATCATGC includes:
- a CDS encoding NAD(P)H-hydrate dehydratase, which encodes MLPILSPAESVEWDRQAAAAGIALATLMDAAGRATAAVIADRQGPAMSQGVLVAAGPGNNGGDGWVLARALHRVGVAVWVAASSGERSPLRRAAAELARSDGVREVTPDGPWPAVGLAVDALLGTGASGAPRPGIAALLERLHDLSAPIVAIDGPTGVDLSTGTVHGAARADVTITFGGLRRGHLLARDECGDLVVIDIGHPAAPPLPSLVTDADAAAWLPRLHASDHKGVRGRVVVVGGQPGMNGAVRIAARAAFAAGAGLVHAVAPAETVAALVQGEPDLQTLAHELETPLSKELRQLLERADGVVIGPGLGRAAGRRAFVAAVLECAAAAVLDADGLVAYQGAVDELSRARGDPSRPLVLTPHPGEFRALFPGLAAEREIDPWGAARAAAAQLGCTILLKGVPTVVARPDAPLLTVAAGNPGLATGGSGDLLSGLVAAALARGVSAEIAAALGAQILGRAADLAARRVTARGMRPTDVIAALPDLWREWEVLRVAPPAARPPVLLSLAAPETV